CCGGGGGCCGGGGCGCCCTTGCTCGTCCTTCTCGGCGCCGCCCCCCCGGTCCGTAGCGGTCGGGGTCCCGGCCCCGGGGACCACCAACATCAACAATAACATCAACATAAACATCGGCGGCTCCGGCGGCGCTCCGGGGAGCCGGCGCCAGCATTGTTTGTACTGCGGGCGCCACTATCGCTCGTTGGCGCGCCACCTGGAGAAGCATCACGCCAACCAACCCGAGGTGCGCGCCGCCATGGAGCTGGCGCACCTCCGCGCGCATTCCAACGGCAACCTCCCTACCGCCTCGGGGGCTCACGCTCATTCCTTCGCCGTCCCGCAGACGTCGGCGTCCGTCCCCGCGCCCTCTCTCTTCGCCAGGGAGCGGGACTCGCCGGGTGCCCGCTCGGGCTCCGTTTCTTTCTCCCTCTCCCTGTCGCCCCCCGTCCAGACGAAGCCGGCGCGAGGCTCTCCGCCGCCGAGCGCCAGGCGTGCTGCGCCGCCGCCGCGCCGGGTGAACAGCCCCGTGCCGCCGCCGCCGTCCCCTCCCAGGAGAGGTCGCAGGATGAAGAGGGAGAAGCCGGAAGAGCGGCAAAAGGTGGAGGCGGACGGGGTCCAAGCGGATCTGGCTCCGCCCCCGACGCCGGAGCCAGACATCGATCCGGAAGAAGATTTAGATCTGAGCGCGGACGGTGACGCGGCGGAGGATAAAAATAGCGAGTCGGCCAGGTTGGGAAATTTTAAACTTGCCTACGCAGAATGTTTTAGCCTAGCGGCCTGCAAGCTCAACGAGAAAAACCCTGAAACGCGCCGAAAGTTTTGACGTGCCACAATGCTACTTCTACTCTCGCAGGCCACGGCGGCACCACGCGTTGCTGTCGTCGCTGTCGTCACTGGTGGCGTACGTCCGGGAGCGGCAGCGCGCGGCCTTCCTGTCGTTGGGCCGCACGCGGTCGGCGGAGGCCTGGCGTCAGTTGTGCCACGCCAGCCTCTCGCTGCTCATCCTCTACAACCGCCACCGCGAGTGCGAGGTGGCCAAGCTCACCGTCCGGGACTACCGCAAGCGCGCCCTGCCCAAGGAAGGCCCCCCCTCGGGCGCCGAGGCCCTCCTGTCGCCCTTCGAGCGCAGGGTCCTCTGCCACCTCCCGAGGGTGGGCGTCACGGGGAAGCGCGGCCGCGTCCAGCCCCTCATCCTGCCGCCCGACTGCGAGTCCTGCATCGAGCATCTCCTTCGAACCGCCGCCGACGCGGGCGTGGACCCCGAGAGCCCCTACgtcttctcccgcccctaccaCTCCCCCGCCACCCCGCTCCGTGGCACGGACCTTTTGAGGAACCTGGCGCGAGCCAGCGGCGTCGAGAACCCCGGGGCCGTCACCGGCGCCGGGGTCCGCCGGCAAGTGGCAATCCTCACGCAGCTCCTGCTCCTGGACGAGGGCGCGTCGCGAGGCGCCGCCCTTAAACGCTTGGAGAACTTCTTGGAGACGGAGTTCCACGTGACGCAGAACTGCTCGTCCATCCCCGGGGACGCCGCCTTAATGGCGCGGGTGGGCCGCGTGGTC
This sequence is a window from Corythoichthys intestinalis isolate RoL2023-P3 chromosome 13, ASM3026506v1, whole genome shotgun sequence. Protein-coding genes within it:
- the LOC130927657 gene encoding splicing factor, arginine/serine-rich 19 isoform X2, whose translation is MDEDAGPHPLSLSVSDYLTPSWSLSPSSSPPTHSEPSDSDREEDEEEEEDEDDEEEEEEEEEEEEDAEEMRGRLLRRRKKRKIPPVLGSKKKAAPASSRGPGRPCSSFSAPPPRSVAVGVPAPGTTNINNNININIGGSGGAPGSRRQHCLYCGRHYRSLARHLEKHHANQPEVRAAMELAHLRAHSNGNLPTASGAHAHSFAVPQTSASVPAPSLFARERDSPGARSGSVSFSLSLSPPVQTKPARGSPPPSARRAAPPPRRVNSPVPPPPSPPRRGRRMKREKPEERQKVEADGVQADLAPPPTPEPDIDPEEDLDLSADGDAAEDKNSESARPRRHHALLSSLSSLVAYVRERQRAAFLSLGRTRSAEAWRQLCHASLSLLILYNRHRECEVAKLTVRDYRKRALPKEGPPSGAEALLSPFERRVLCHLPRVGVTGKRGRVQPLILPPDCESCIEHLLRTAADAGVDPESPYVFSRPYHSPATPLRGTDLLRNLARASGVENPGAVTGAGVRRQVAILTQLLLLDEGASRGAALKRLENFLETEFHVTQNCSSIPGDAALMARVGRVVLYGEKEGVLFRGMSLQHICLELDVMSGNSPDSFSEDSEAEDVKAVKVPEKAEAVVKKKGPGRPPKKKRAPPPAAVGPALAGAPKRRSLPPKSGKRGVLKRPWSEAERVAVETHLKRNLAELRVPAKADCERCLELCPLLVSNQRDWRAIKFYVHNRIQLLKKQGRRESAALAAAAAAATVC
- the LOC130927657 gene encoding splicing factor, arginine/serine-rich 19 isoform X1 — protein: MAENVRSPFDYREPPTLDSDGDGGKPPPSRGRACGRKRKGTPVKVCDRAYVTEDEEEESTSEHSYGPGDGQYPEGAEDGLRPPGSPYYLTDPAQLCVPELGEEGAGGVRGPVLFHPPPNCRIREVHCGTQVRLVVIAIRDIAKGEEITVDYSLTDWGDNAMDEDAGPHPLSLSVSDYLTPSWSLSPSSSPPTHSEPSDSDREEDEEEEEDEDDEEEEEEEEEEEEDAEEMRGRLLRRRKKRKIPPVLGSKKKAAPASSRGPGRPCSSFSAPPPRSVAVGVPAPGTTNINNNININIGGSGGAPGSRRQHCLYCGRHYRSLARHLEKHHANQPEVRAAMELAHLRAHSNGNLPTASGAHAHSFAVPQTSASVPAPSLFARERDSPGARSGSVSFSLSLSPPVQTKPARGSPPPSARRAAPPPRRVNSPVPPPPSPPRRGRRMKREKPEERQKVEADGVQADLAPPPTPEPDIDPEEDLDLSADGDAAEDKNSESARPRRHHALLSSLSSLVAYVRERQRAAFLSLGRTRSAEAWRQLCHASLSLLILYNRHRECEVAKLTVRDYRKRALPKEGPPSGAEALLSPFERRVLCHLPRVGVTGKRGRVQPLILPPDCESCIEHLLRTAADAGVDPESPYVFSRPYHSPATPLRGTDLLRNLARASGVENPGAVTGAGVRRQVAILTQLLLLDEGASRGAALKRLENFLETEFHVTQNCSSIPGDAALMARVGRVVLYGEKEGVLFRGMSLQHICLELDVMSGNSPDSFSEDSEAEDVKAVKVPEKAEAVVKKKGPGRPPKKKRAPPPAAVGPALAGAPKRRSLPPKSGKRGVLKRPWSEAERVAVETHLKRNLAELRVPAKADCERCLELCPLLVSNQRDWRAIKFYVHNRIQLLKKQGRRESAALAAAAAAATVC